A part of Neoarius graeffei isolate fNeoGra1 chromosome 8, fNeoGra1.pri, whole genome shotgun sequence genomic DNA contains:
- the p2ry4 gene encoding P2Y purinoceptor 4 → MQTQFPLPVNISSPSLVSQDSEYINKSCRFDEEFKYILLPVSYTIVCVLGLLLNSVALWIFLSKMRPWNASTVYMFHLALSDMLYVLSLPTLIYYYANRNHWPFGTALCKVVRFLFYANLYCSILFLTCISVHRYLGICHPIRSLSLAKPRNAHLVCGLVWAAVTTCLIPNLIFVTTTQRDNDTLCHDTSSPSDFENYVTYSSVVMTLLFGVPFIIIMVCYCLMAWTLCRPRQISVSQRSKSRRKSIKLIIIVLVVFAVSFVPFHITRTLYYTYRVLEADCWILNIVNFTYKITRPLASSNSCLDPILYFLAGDHLRSKLFRAFAKKQAANNFQSPPQKNKELALVYKSPAVQAGSDCPC, encoded by the coding sequence ATGCAAACACAATTTCCGCTTCCAGTAAACATTTCCAGTCCTTCCCTGGTATCACAGGattctgagtatatcaataaaagctgCCGCTTTGATGAAGAGTTCAAATACATACTGCTGCCTGTATCGTACACAATAGTGTGTGTGCTGGGCTTGCTGCTCAATTCTGTGGCCCTGTGGATATTTCTGTCTAAGATGCGTCCCTGGAATGCCAGCACGGTGTACATGTTCCATTTGGCACTGTCGGACATGCTGTATGTGCTATCTCTTCCCACACTCATCTATTACTATGCCAACCGGAACCACTGGCCCTTTGGTACAGCCCTGTGCAAAGTGGTGCGCTTCCTGTTCTATGCCAACCTATACTGTAGCATCCTTTTCCTCACATGTATTAGTGTGCATCGCTACTTGGGCATCTGCCACCCAATCCGATCGCTCAGCCTGGCTAAGCCACGCAATGCACATCTGGTATGTGGTTTGGTGTGGGCAGCCGTGACCACATGCTTGATTCCAAACCTAATCTTTGTCACCACTACACAGCGGGATAATGACACATTGTGTCACGACACAAGTAGTCCTTCTGATTTTGAAAATTATGTCACCTACAGCTCAGTCGTGATGACACTGCTTTTTGGTGTGCCCTTCATTATCATCATGGTGTGTTATTGCCTAATGGCATGGACTCTCTGTCGCCCCAGACAGATTTCTGTCAGTCAGAGGAGCAAGTCGAGGAGGAAGTCCATTAAACTCATCATTATAGTGCTAGTTGTGTTTGCTGTTAGCTTTGTCCCTTTCCACATCACCCGCACACTCTACTATACGTACCGTGTTCTGGAGGCTGACTGCTGGATCCTCAACATTGTTAACTTCACATACAAAATAACACGGCCACTGGCCAGCTCCAACAGCTGCCTGGACCCAATCCTCTACTTCCTGGCGGGGGATCACCTCCGCTCCAAACTTTTCCGAGCATTCGCTAAGAAGCAAGCGGCCAACAATTTTCAGTCCCCACCACAGAAAAATAAGGAACTTGCTTTGGTTTACAAAAGCCCTGCTGTGCAAGCAGGTAGTGATTGTCCATGCTAG